The genomic segment AGCTCGGCGGCCTGGTCGAGCAGATCGATCGCGGCAAGACGGTCGGCGAGCCGGCGGATCAGCTCGTCGCCGCGGCGGCCGATCGGCGTCTGCTCGCGGAATTCGTAGAACATCCCGAGCGCCTCGACCGGCGGCAGCTCGTCGCCCTTCGGCCCGAGGAAGATCTGCGTGAACAGCTCGGAGGCAAGATCCTGCGCCTGACGCGAGGCTTCCGCGTTCGGCTGGAGCCTGGTCGCGGTGCGCGCGGCGGTGAGCGCATCGCGGTAGCGTCCGTTCTCGGCATAGAGGCGCGAGAGCATCTGCAGCGTCTTGACCTCGATCGCGTCGCCGCGCCAGGTCATCGACAGCGTCTCGAGCTCGCGCAGCGCCTCTTCCTTGCCGATCTCGTCGCGCTTCTGGCGCAGCGCGACCTCGAGCTGCTTGGCCTCAGCCGCAGCCGGACGGTCGTTCGAGGCGACCGCGAACTTGTAATCGTCGAGCGCATCCTTGTCGTGGCCGAGCGCCTCGGCGAGCCGGCCGCGCAGCACGGCGAAGCCCGGCGCGGCCTCGGGCGGGACACCGACCACCTCGAGCTCGCTGCGGCGCTTGGAGGCGCCGGCATAGTCCTTCACCTCGAGGGATGCGCGCATCGCGTCCATCGTCACGATGCGCTGGATGTCGAGCGGCAGCGAGGCGATGGCGAATTCGACGTTCTTGAACTTCTCGCGCGCATCGGCCCATTTGCCCTGGCGCGCATAGGCGAGCGCCTTCCAGAGCTGGGAATCGTGGCTGTTGCCGATCGCAGGATTGGCGAGATCCTTCAGGCCCTGCGCGGTCCGGCCGATCAGGATGCTGGCGATCGCATGCATGATCAGCGCACCGCTCTCCTCCTTGTTGAGGGGATCGCTCAGCATCACGTCGGTCACGGCCTTGGCCTCGTGATACATGGCGCGCGACATGTAGAATTGCGCAAGATCGAGCCGCGGCAGCGAACGCAGCGCCGGCTCGACCGCCGAGATCGCCGTCATCAGCTCGCTCTGGCGCGTCATGAAGTTTTCCGACTGACCCTTGCGCCAGCCTTCGGGACTGAAGATCGGGCGCACCGCGGTCGGCGCCCGCTCGGCCGAGATGTCGACCGGCGACAGCGTCAAGCCACCCTTCTTGCCGAGTATCACCTTGTCGGTGCCGACCTCGACGCCGATCTCGTCGGAGTTCGGCCGGATCGCGATGCCGTGCGCGGATTCCAGCAGCGAGAGATCGACGAGGTCCTGCCGCTTGATGAAGCCGCGCACCGGCCGCTGCCCGGTGACGACATAGAGCGTGTCGCCGGCGTCGGGATCGGTGAGCTTGTGCAGCTGGCCCGGATTGGCGAACGGGATCGCGATGTTGGCGAGCGCGGGATCGGTGATGTTGCGCGACATCATCAGCGGCAGCGGCGTCGCCTGGATCTTGTCGGCGAGCGTCAACATCCAGTTGGTCTCCTTGCCGACCTCCTCGCTCGTCAGCGAATATACCAGCGGACGGGTGAGACGGATGCGTACCGCCTGCCCCTTGTCGAGCGGGATGCGGCCGACCTCGCCGATCATCGCGCCGCCCTTGGTGCGGATCGCCTCGACATCGACGGGCTTCGGCGTGTCGAACACCAGCCACACGGTGTCGCCGCGGCGGAACGCTGCCGCCGGCGTTGCGACCTGAAGCGGGAACGTCACGCGCAGGCCGTCGCTGTCGCGGCGTGCATCGACGCCGGCAATCGCGGGCGCGACCGGCGCCGGCGCGGCCTTGGCGACATCCGTGGCGGCATCCTTGGCCGGTTCCTTCGCGATCTCCTTGGGCGCTTCGACAGGCGCAGCCGCCGGCGCAGGCGGCGCCGGCTTCGCAGCCTCCTTGGGCCCCTCAGGAGCCTGCGCCGCTTCTGCCGCGGGAGGGGCTGCCGGTTTCGGCGCTTCGGCGGGCGGCAGCGCGGCGGGCGCTTCCACCTTCACCTCCGGCTTGACGTCGATCTTCGCCTCGCGCGCGATCGTCTCGGAGGTCGGCGGCGCGATCTCGCGGTGGGCGTCCTTTTTCTCGGCGGCGGGCTTTTCGGGCGCGGGCGCAGGGCTAGCTGCCGGCCCGTGACCGGCCGGCTTCATCTGCGCGATCGTCGCCTCGGGCGTCGCAGCCGACTTGCTCTTGTCGGGCTGGAAGGAGACGTCGACGACATAGTTCTTCTCGTCGCGGAACGAATGCACGTCGGAATCGCCGATCAGCGCGATCTCGACATTGGTCTGGTCGATATCGGATTTCTGCTTGATCGAGGCGACGTTCGGCGGCGCGGCGACCACTGCGTCCGCCAGGTCGAAATTGAGATTGGCGTTAAAGACGAGCGTGAGCTTCTGCTCGTTGAGCACGGAGGAGACGCCGACCCCG from the Bradyrhizobium sp. WBAH42 genome contains:
- a CDS encoding tetratricopeptide repeat protein: MARKAAAGFVSRARASARGLARHVRKASLLAACVLIGLGAPVRAADPIRGEATFSAGGGFARLVIKLGEDVPSEVTTAGSILIIRFDRPVDVPVDRVPEGAPDYVNSARRDPDGGAIRLSLARRVTVNTMNAGERTFVDLLPEGWKGPPPSLPMDVVKELAERARAAERALRAQRAAAEAKKRPQIRVRASVQPTFVRFVFEMPDGVGVSSVLNEQKLTLVFNANLNFDLADAVVAAPPNVASIKQKSDIDQTNVEIALIGDSDVHSFRDEKNYVVDVSFQPDKSKSAATPEATIAQMKPAGHGPAASPAPAPEKPAAEKKDAHREIAPPTSETIAREAKIDVKPEVKVEAPAALPPAEAPKPAAPPAAEAAQAPEGPKEAAKPAPPAPAAAPVEAPKEIAKEPAKDAATDVAKAAPAPVAPAIAGVDARRDSDGLRVTFPLQVATPAAAFRRGDTVWLVFDTPKPVDVEAIRTKGGAMIGEVGRIPLDKGQAVRIRLTRPLVYSLTSEEVGKETNWMLTLADKIQATPLPLMMSRNITDPALANIAIPFANPGQLHKLTDPDAGDTLYVVTGQRPVRGFIKRQDLVDLSLLESAHGIAIRPNSDEIGVEVGTDKVILGKKGGLTLSPVDISAERAPTAVRPIFSPEGWRKGQSENFMTRQSELMTAISAVEPALRSLPRLDLAQFYMSRAMYHEAKAVTDVMLSDPLNKEESGALIMHAIASILIGRTAQGLKDLANPAIGNSHDSQLWKALAYARQGKWADAREKFKNVEFAIASLPLDIQRIVTMDAMRASLEVKDYAGASKRRSELEVVGVPPEAAPGFAVLRGRLAEALGHDKDALDDYKFAVASNDRPAAAEAKQLEVALRQKRDEIGKEEALRELETLSMTWRGDAIEVKTLQMLSRLYAENGRYRDALTAARTATRLQPNAEASRQAQDLASELFTQIFLGPKGDELPPVEALGMFYEFREQTPIGRRGDELIRRLADRLAAIDLLDQAAELLQYQVDHRLEGAARAQVAARLAMIYLANRKPDMAITALRASRISDLSGELRQQRLLLEARAQSDVGRHDLALDIVSNVAGREVLRLRSDIFWAARRWRESAEQIELYYGDRFRDFKPLNAVEKSDIIRAAVGYALADDSIGLSRFREKYAPLMSESADRLAFDIASKPAAASSAEFAEIAKLAASVDTLDGFLREMKQRFPDATARAPGAPQAKDTSDHTGSLPTIPVVRQIKMTR